Proteins co-encoded in one Gossypium arboreum isolate Shixiya-1 chromosome 11, ASM2569848v2, whole genome shotgun sequence genomic window:
- the LOC108454055 gene encoding glutathione S-transferase T1 produces the protein MKLKVYADRLSQPVRAVIIFCEVNGIEYEEIKVDLANREHLTPEFSEINPMQQLPAIVHGTFKLFESHAILIYLASSFPGVADHWYPADVYKRSKIHSVLDWHHSNLRRGPITIVQNSILAPVFRRPLNPEAVAEGEKILSAALSKIESFWLDDNRPFLLGENQPSIADLSLVCDIMQVKLVGETDWNRLLGPYKKVQQWIENTRNATNPHFDELHKVLKELKEKLQN, from the exons ATGAAGCTTAAGGTATACGCAGATCGCTTGTCTCAGCCTGTTCGAGCTGTAATCATCTTCTGCGA GGTAAATGGAATAGAATATGAGGAAATCAAAGTAGATCTCGCAAATCGTGAACATCTAACTCCTGAATTCTCAG AAATAAATCCCATGCAACAGCTGCCGGCCATTGTTCATGGAACATTTAAGCTGTTTGAAAG CCATGCTATTCTTATCTATCTTGCTTCTTCATTTCCTGGAGTTGCTGATCATTG GTATCCGGCTGATGTTTACAAGAGAAGCAAGATACACTCGGTGTTGGATTGGCATCACTCCAACTTACGTCGTGGTCCAA TCACAATTGTTCAGAATTCTATTCTAGCGCCTGTGTTTCGCCGTCCATTGAATCCAGAAGCAGTTGCTGAAGGCGAGAAAATTCTGTCCGCAGCTCTGTCGAAGATCGAATCTTTTTGGCTCGACGATAATAGGCCTTTTTTGCTCGGTGAGAACCAACCATCAATAGCCGATCTTAGCCTCGTTTGTGACATAATGCaagttaag CTTGTGGGTGAGACGGATTGGAACAGATTATTGGGTCCTTACAAGAAAGTTCAGCAATGGATCGAGAACACAAGAAATGCTACAAATCCTCACTTTGATGAACTGCATAAGGTCCTGAAGGAACTCAAAGAAAAACTGCAAAATTAG
- the LOC108454054 gene encoding glutathione S-transferase T1-like isoform X1, with amino-acid sequence MKLKLYADRMSQPVRAVIIFCKKNGIDFEEIRVDIAKRQNLTPEYAEINPMKQLPAIVDGRFKLFESHAILVYLASSFPGVADHWYPADVFKRSKIHSVLDWHHSNLRRGPTTIVRNTVLAPVLGRPLNPEAAAEGEKFLSASLSKIESVWLKGNGRFLLGGNQPSIADLSLVCDIMQLELLGETERNRLLGPYKEVQQWIENTRNATNPHFDEVHKILMKAKEKLQNPRMKGATNEGGGSDMKRTLHSRI; translated from the exons ATGAAGCTCAAACTATATGCAGATCGCATGTCTCAGCCTGTTCGAGCTGTCATCATCTTCTGCAA GAAAAATGGTATAGACTTTGAGGAGATTAGAGTTGATATCGCTAAGCGTCAAAATTTAACTCCTGAATACGCGG AAATTAATCCCATGAAGCAGCTGCCCGCCATTGTTGATGGAAGATTTAAGCTGTTTGAGAG CCATGCCATTCTTGTCTATCTTGCTTCTTCATTTCCTGGAGTTGCAGATCATTG GTACCCGGCTGATGTTTTCAAGAGAAGTAAGATACACTCGGTATTGGATTGGCATCACTCCAACTTACGTCGTGGTCCAA CCACAATTGTTCGGAATACTGTCCTAGCACCTGTGCTTGGCCGTCCATTGAATCCAGAAGCAGCTGCTGAAGGTGAGAAATTTCTGTCTGCATCTCTGTCGAAGATAGAGTCCGTTTGGCTCAAGGGTAATGGCCGTTTTTTGCTTGGTGGGAACCAACCATCTATAGCCGATCTTAGCCTCGTTTGTGACATAATGCAACTCGAG CTTTTGGGTGAGACGGAACGAAACAGGTTATTGGGTCCTTACAAGGAAGTTCAGCAGTGGATCGAAAACACAAGAAATGCTACAAATCCTCACTTCGATGAAGTGCATAAGATCCTAATGAAAGCCAAAGAAAAACTGCAAAATCCGCGGATGAAGGGAGCGACTAACGAAGGTGGCGGATCTGACATGAAAAGAACTTTGCATTCAAGAATTTGA
- the LOC108454054 gene encoding glutathione S-transferase T1-like isoform X2, with translation MQIACLSLFELSSSSAKINPMKQLPAIVDGRFKLFESHAILVYLASSFPGVADHWYPADVFKRSKIHSVLDWHHSNLRRGPTTIVRNTVLAPVLGRPLNPEAAAEGEKFLSASLSKIESVWLKGNGRFLLGGNQPSIADLSLVCDIMQLELLGETERNRLLGPYKEVQQWIENTRNATNPHFDEVHKILMKAKEKLQNPRMKGATNEGGGSDMKRTLHSRI, from the exons ATGCAGATCGCATGTCTCAGCCTGTTCGAGCTGTCATCATCTTCTGCAA AAATTAATCCCATGAAGCAGCTGCCCGCCATTGTTGATGGAAGATTTAAGCTGTTTGAGAG CCATGCCATTCTTGTCTATCTTGCTTCTTCATTTCCTGGAGTTGCAGATCATTG GTACCCGGCTGATGTTTTCAAGAGAAGTAAGATACACTCGGTATTGGATTGGCATCACTCCAACTTACGTCGTGGTCCAA CCACAATTGTTCGGAATACTGTCCTAGCACCTGTGCTTGGCCGTCCATTGAATCCAGAAGCAGCTGCTGAAGGTGAGAAATTTCTGTCTGCATCTCTGTCGAAGATAGAGTCCGTTTGGCTCAAGGGTAATGGCCGTTTTTTGCTTGGTGGGAACCAACCATCTATAGCCGATCTTAGCCTCGTTTGTGACATAATGCAACTCGAG CTTTTGGGTGAGACGGAACGAAACAGGTTATTGGGTCCTTACAAGGAAGTTCAGCAGTGGATCGAAAACACAAGAAATGCTACAAATCCTCACTTCGATGAAGTGCATAAGATCCTAATGAAAGCCAAAGAAAAACTGCAAAATCCGCGGATGAAGGGAGCGACTAACGAAGGTGGCGGATCTGACATGAAAAGAACTTTGCATTCAAGAATTTGA
- the LOC108454225 gene encoding uncharacterized protein LOC108454225, producing MGETFFSFNFIVILISFKNPLKNTRKKKKKKQPLSEMGNRRFAQVSTSDDEDEVPIRTRRSRPEDTKQERKRKKMKLLEEDDEEEEERALKKTKKNKKKRDDDTEEEEEEEPEEEEEPEEEGVQEDAKPIGEAVRVSGKGRGRRSHYEAFEFDGNRYDLEDPVLLVPEDQEQKPYVAIIKDISQTKDGSIMVTGQWFYRPEEAEKKGGGSWQSRDTRELFYSFHRDEVPAESVMHKCVVHFVPIHKQHPNRKQHPGFIVQRVYDTVERKLWKLTDKDYEDSKQHEIDLLVQKTLSRLGDLPDLEIDAAAAVVDQEEQLKAKRTLRKKNISPLDVTRNDEGTTRSDQHMKAETPGSCTSNTTEYYTILSKANVLTGVTHRDKWMERLLQAVQYMCSSPDSVHNDDKVKGGSDSLEPERGAKSSGTANGSQEKSSNAGKSFQWPDAAVAAVTALEKASHDAFSPDMKYNQKLRQLMFNLKNNPLLARRLLNGELEPSTILNMTPAELKEGLTAEETAKKEPDESERMQMTDARCSRCNEFKVCLRDIIQAGHGDRYQLECIACGNSWYASRDEASSLTIEPSSSSAKGAGLGQPAMAKPEIPEKKSVSPRESESTKNAE from the exons ATGGGagaaacttttttttctttcaattttataGTAATTTTAATCTCATTTAAAAACCCCTTGAAAAACAcccggaaaaaaaaaaaaaaaaaacagccttTGTCCGAAATGGGAAACAGAAGGTTCGCTCAGGTATCCACTAGCGACGATGAGGACGAAGTTCCGATACGTACCCGACGGTCCCGTCCGGAAGATACCAAGCAAgaaaggaaaaggaagaaaatgaagCTACTAGAAGAGGATGatgaagaggaagaagagagggcATTGAAGAAAACGAAGAAGAATAAGAAAAAGCGAGATGACGACacggaggaagaagaagaagaagaaccaGAGGAAGAAGAGGAACCAGAGGAAGAAGGAGTTCAAGAGGATGCGAAGCCAATAGGGGAAGCTGTTAGGGTTTCTGGGAAAGGAAGAGGAAGGAGGAGTCATTATGAAGCTTTTGAGTTTGATGGCAATCGATATGATCTC GAGGATCCAGTTCTTTTAGTTCCCGAAGATCAGGAGCAGAAGCCTTATGTGGCAATCATTAAG GACATTAGTCAGACTAAGGATGGGAGCATTATGGTTACTGGCCAGTGGTTTTATCGCCCTGAAGAGGCTGAGAAAAAAGGTGGTGGAAGCTGGCAATCACGTGATACCAGAGAGCTGTTTTATAGTTTCCATAGGGATGAGGTTCCAGCTGAATCTGTGATGCACAAGTGTGTAGTGCACTTTGTTCCCATACATAAGCAACATCCAAACCGTAAACAGCATCCAGGTTTTATTGTGCAAAGAGTTTATGACACTGTAGAGCGGAAACTTTGGAAGCTAACTGATAAAGATTATGAGGATAGTAAACAGCATGAGATTGATCTACTTGTTCAGAAAACTTTATCACGTTTGGGAGATCTCCCTGACCTTGAGATTGATGCTGCTGCTGCAGTTGTTGATCAGGAAGAGCAATTGAAAGCGAAAAGAACACTCAGGAAAAAGAACATTTCACCTCTTGATGTTACGAGGAACGATGAAGGAACTACAAGGTCTGATCAACATATGAAAGCTGAAACTCCTGGAAGCTGTACAAGTAATACCACTGAATACTACACTATTTTGTCAAAAGCTAACGTGCTAACTGGAGTAACCCATCGTGATAAGTGGATGGAGAGGCTTCTCCAAGCAGTTCAATATATGTGTAGTTCTCCTGATAGCGTGCATAATGATGACAAAGTAAAAGGTGGTTCTGATAGCTTGGAACCTGAAAGAGGTGCTAAGAGTTCAGGAACTGCAAATGGATCACAAGAGAAGAGTTCAAAT GCTGGCAAGTCTTTTCAGTGGCCAGATGCTGCTGTTGCTGCTGTAACTGCACTCGAGAAGGCCTCACATGATGCTTTTTCACCTGACATGAAATATAACCAGAAGTTACGGCAACTTATGTTCAACCTGAAG AACAATCCGTTGCTCGCTCGACGTCTACTAAATGGAGAGTTGGAGCCTTCAACAATACTTAACATGACACCTGCTGAGTTAAAG GAGGGTTTAACTGCTGAAGAGACAGCAAAAAAAGAGCCCGATGAATCAGAGCGCATGCAG ATGACTGATGCTCGGTGCTCAAGATGCAATGAATTTAAAGTCTGTCTAAGGGACATTATCCAAGCAGGACATGGAGATCGCTACCAG TTGGAATGTATTGCATGTGGAAATTCCTGGTATGCTTCTAGAGACGAGGCATCTTCACTTACAATAGAGCCATCATCAAGTTCTGCCAAGGGTGCTGGTTTGGGACAACCAGCCATGGCGAAGCCTGAAATTCCCGAGAAGAAGTCAGTTAGCCCCCGTGAATCAGAATCTACAAAAAATGCGGAGTAA